In one Musa acuminata AAA Group cultivar baxijiao chromosome BXJ2-5, Cavendish_Baxijiao_AAA, whole genome shotgun sequence genomic region, the following are encoded:
- the LOC135611745 gene encoding NDR1/HIN1-like protein 1, with protein MGKDCDHHHHSSCCGCSVCSDHSTLLTIAWVVGAFVLVVLLIVFITWLVLRPTKPIFYLKDATVYQFNLSLSDNILSTVLQATVSSHNPNSRIGVSYDRASVYVTYQNQQITLPTSIPPLYQGHHDINVWSPYLYGASVPVAPSICGSLQQDEAAGYLLLYLKIDGMVRWKVGTWTSGHYHLEVTCPAFFSFDSTSNGVAVVRFQRMSPCSVSV; from the coding sequence ATGGGGAAAGACtgcgaccaccaccaccacagtaGCTGCTGCGGGTGCAGCGTGTGCTCCGACCACTCAACGCTCCTCACCATTGCGTGGGTCGTCGGGGCCTTCGTCCTTGTCGTCCTCCTCATCGTCTTCATCACATGGCTCGTCCTCCGCCCCACCAAGCCCATCTTCTACCTCAAGGACGCCACCGTCTACCAGTTCAACCTTTCCCTCTCCGACAACATCCTCTCCACCGTTCTCCAGGCCACTGTCTCCTCTCACAACCCCAACAGCCGCATCGGCGTTTCCTACGACCGCGCCAGCGTCTACGTCACCTACCAGAACCAGCAGATCACCCTCCCCACCTCCATCCCTCCCCTCTACCAGGGCCACCACGACATCAACGTGTGGTCGCCCTACCTGTACGGCGCCTCCGTGCCGGTGGCGCCGTCCATCTGCGGATCCCTGCAGCAGGACGAGGCGGCCGGCTACCTGCTGCTCTACCTGAAGATCGACGGCATGGTGCGATGGAAGGTGGGGACGTGGACCTCCGGCCATTACCACCTCGAGGTCACCTGCCCGGCCTTCTTCTCCTTCGACAGCACGAGCAACGGCGTGGCGGTCGTCCGGTTCCAGCGCATGTCTCCGTGCAGCGTCAGTGTCTGA